Within Porites lutea chromosome 2, jaPorLute2.1, whole genome shotgun sequence, the genomic segment AGCGGTGCCTTCTTCTTCATCTTTCTCTTTGTCTTCATCTTCTTCAAGAGTGACTTCAATCACGCCACAATTTTTCACGGCATCTGTCAGAGTGCCCAACTCCATCTGCCCCGAATCAAGCTGGGTGCGTAGGATGTTCGTTTTTGACAAACTACTAATTTCTCCCGGTAAAGCAATTAGGGGAAGCACTAGAgccaaacagcaagaaaaggaCCACTGAGGATTTTTGCGCCATTCATTCACATAGCCATATACATGTGCTGCGTAGTTAACTAGGAGTaaagtagaaagaaaacatataTTTCAGGTGTGAATTTCTTAAAtctttgtaaattgcctataacCTACCTTTTCACTGCGGTAACAAAAAATTCCCAACTGAAGTTGTTTTATGATGCAAACAGCTGACAACTCAAAGTATTTGAATATTACTAACTTTGTTTTATTCCAGGCAAAGCAAAGGTTAAGTGCCAGTTTTAAAGCCTATTAGTGAAGTCCTCAGTGTTTAATTCAGTGCCACTACGTACAAACGACTGGTACAGTAAAAgcggaaaaaataataatggaaacaaCGTCTTACATAACAGAAGCCCCAGGACCAAGGCGTTTGCTGCAAGAACCACTAAGTTGAAAATAACCCCATCCATAAAGGCGTCGTTTGAGGTGGGTATGTTTTCTTCCGGAATCCTACTCACAGCTCCAATTCCCAAGTTAACAACGGTCAGTGCAAGAGATGTCACCATTAGGCAGTTCTCAAATCCGTCTTTTATGGGCTGGACCCAGGCGAAAAGAACCCCATACATTCCTCCAACGACCCATGTCAAACCAATGTATGACCTGGTTCCGCTTCCCAAGAGGACAAGACCGGATGTAACGATAACTTTGCGAGACATCTCAACCAGCTCCCAATACCAGGAACGAGGTTTGTAGTTCTCGAAGAGAAAGCGCAACCCATTTACTATTTCGTTAGTTTCGTCTTCCGCGGAGTTTTCTAATGTTTGATGCCTCCAAAGGGCGACAAAACTTGCAATAGGCAAAGCGATGATGTAGACAACTGAAATGTAGGCAGTTAGTACCAGATAGTTGAACCTTGAATTACTACACTGTACGCTGTAATCTGCTTTTAGATATTTTGAACATGTCTCTTCTTCTTTGTCTTGGCAAAGACTTCGGCAAGAAATTGGGAGAACTGAGGCGGTATTTGAGCATGTGTTCAGGTAAGTCACGTACAGGACAAAGAACAGATTTCTATAAACTGCTTCTTTTAGCGCGATAACTTTACTCGACTTTTCATCGGCTTTAAGGCGTTGATTTCTCAAAATGATATTTTTACGTAAAATATACACCATCCCTGCAAAGCCAACAAAACAAGCATTTATTGCCATAATGGTAATCAGGTTTCCGAAAGCGTCGACACGCAGTCCATCAGAAAGGCAATGAACTGGCGCTATTTGAAGAATGTTCAACTGTAGTATGGCTGAATACCTGCTGACTAATTGAAGTGAATCTGGCGATGATACGTACGAGAAGGCTTCCAATAAACCGTAAGTAACCTGATAAAAGCCAATAGCGATTTTGATCTTGGACAAAAAGGTGTCTATCACTGATCGTTGTCCCTCATTTTTTccgtattttgttttacttttccaTACTGATAATGCAATGATTATCATGATGATCACAACAATTATAACCAACTGCCCAGCTATCCACGTCTTGGTTGGACATCTTTGGCATGTGTGTAACTGTTTGTAATAGCCAGAACTGCAGACACTGCAAAGTGGGCCTTTGTAACCAATCTTGCAAGGAGAATCCAACCCACCTTCACAGGAGTCTTCCAGTGGACATCTGTAGGGCGTGGGTATTGGGTGAGGATATTGTACATCAGCCTCCCCTAATGCTTGTGTAGATGTCAAAAgattttttatgaaattctgGTAATGATCCTTAAAAGACTCGTTTCTCCAGTTCCACCAATATCCGGGTTTCAAGGTTGCATAATCATCCTTGCATTCCAGCCCTTGTCCGCATTTTTGACATTCCTGAAACATATGGCTACGGTGATAATTGGCCAAGCACCGGCAGCCTCGAATCTCGGCAAAGAAATCTGTCTCTGTACCTGTAAAAGACATAACACAATTTAAAGTATAAAGTAAAAGTCCTATTGATTAATTTTCGAAGTAAAAAATATAgcggtaagagtttccaagcAAAACGTGGTATATTTTAAGACGAATAACAATAGCAATAACCACACCCATAcatcatgataatcattaaaATTCCGGCAAGATAGTAAGCAACGCGGTGAAAAGAACAATTGCTTTGCTTTAAGTTGCTTGGTTatcgtttattttattttttttatgtcctCTACACATCACGCTCATCTCACCACGATCTCAACTCCCAGTTCCGTTGGGTCAGCCCAATGGGCATTAGTTCTAtgcttaatattttatttttgtagacaaTAGTTTTTGTAAACTGACCTCGTTTTGCTGAATGACAATTTTTGTATGACGAGCTCAGATACAGAAAAGGTACCAAAAGTAGAACCTTTTAAAGGAGGCGGTGTGGCCGAGTAGTTAGCTCCTCAGACTCAAAATCAGACAGTCCCGGGTTCGCCaatggccacttgctggatttgttctcgatTATCAGGAGTTAAAATGATATTTATaatgatttagaggtagcatatccacaaagtggttccttgtctacctgattcctggtcaaattggaatttggaaatgttggtttttgaagaaaggagaaaaccggagtacccggcgAAAAACCTCTCggcggagcaaaggagagaaccaacaacaaactcttcccacatatggcgtcaaagccgggatttgaacccgggccacattggtagTCCCCAGGGAGCAGTGTCACTGTCATGCGTCCCTTGCTTCCCACTAATACTCGGCCACGCTTGAAATAGCCAACTGGAttcctcctgccagttggggtgtTTGATCctgttatgttatatttaaatttttttgagataaatattagcgataaaaaatcacgacgtttcgacctctccgaggtcattttcaagtctataaaagttctctaaattagcataaataagttaaaaacaagttataatagataaaaatgtggtgaacgctaaaatgtgataaaatatgtgaaaatgtaaaaagtgctaaaaaaatatttataaagtcaaaaaacaatggaaataaaacaatgttaacaagaactactctaaacaaataatttggcgcgaattgtTTGTATAGCTTTTGTAAATTTATTGACGATCCATTGTTGGATTCCgcagatatttttttataatataaAGCCTAATTTTCTTCTTAATACAGTTGATAAGGAAATTGGATAACAACGGCTTATTTAAACGGGACTGCTTTCTAGGAAATGTTTTTACAGGGAAGCACATAATATAGCTCTCAGAATACTTCTTTATAAAGCTGTTGTACGCGTTTTAGGGGGTCATGATAACCATCAAGGGAGGACCAGGTAATTTCTTTTAGCGTTTCGAGAAAACTCGCtaagttttctttattattgtCTCGAGCGACTACTGGGTCATGAGCGTGACTGTTACGTTGGAAGAGTCATGGATCATTATTAGAATGAATCGAAAAAACAGGTAAGCGGTCAGAGATATCAGTAATCAATTAACCACTTCTCTCCTTCTCGAGtgatcaaaaaatttttggcgaaAATGTTATCAAGCAATGTTCCGGTGTGAGAAGTTATTCGGGATGGACGTGTTAATAGAGAGTTTTTGATCCGAGTTTATCGCGATCCTCTAACCGCTGGAGGTCgcgtgacaagtctttcgcgtcacgtttgaggtttacgacgtgCGTTTTCCGCGTGGGGAGGAGGGTTTTCATGTAGgtcatttacctgaaagcttttagcgtataattcttgttttatctcacgtaatgatacaaaaatcttgtagaacaagtctttatccattaacagagACACAAATTCGTGCGaaatgctaaatttgataaattctattggatcttgaaaacaagtgccattcatggtaacctgagatcaggcgttattttttttgcttcgttGCTTCcttggctcgagagggaaaaaaaataacgcctgatacatttatttaacaagctatcaaccgccccctaatttacataatctaacgtctgcttgacctgtcatgttattagccaatcagcgtttGCCAGAAGGGAAtaaaattttggcgggaataaTAATGTCTCTTTCGATTGGAAATAAAGTTTAGGGAAAAGAATTGTTTAAGTACGGTCAGATGGCGCTTActaagaataattttttaaatgtttttttttttgtgatgaaatactgctagttGGAGCTGctgtacctttatttaacagctacaaataataaaaatttactagtaaaagctcgttgacttcgttctgTGCCGAAAGCTCGGAGAAAAACATTAggctgaagcaccatatttCACGAACTAAAAAGTGTTGTGAAGGCGAAGATCGCTCAGAGTAATTCGTaggtttctgaaggaggaatgacaggaattacagtcaaacctggtcaagattccattcatgaattaattatttgaaaagtgaacccgtttgtcgcttccGTAACTTGTAGCCAGTATCAAATTGCcttcaaatgatcggtgaatttttgactgcaactttTAGTATAAgatgaaatggaaaatatttcaatggatgaaatttctattgagacatttttcaaaatggcaagaaaactgagccggcagaaatttcataacgaactcgcgtgtgtattaAAAtattacgcaagcaaaaatgcagactgaaatcaacaacaactaacggatggcggcgttttggccaatcggaacgGCGCAAATCGTCCGTATTGTTtcttatccaatcagaaaaaagtccagattctggcatttttgcatgtgatctgtgaaagaaatgtatcatgccctcctcctgaaaacagattacagagatagagggagagggcatgatcgcaggctacattcatggtagcctgcgaagcgcagacgcatttccggtcgtcgcttctctccctccgaaaaatagctatttttcggagggagagaagcgacgaccggaaatgcgtctgcgcttcgcaggctacattCATGGCTgttgattcaaaatggcggccgtaaaTTCAGTGCAAGAAGAACTAATGTAAGAATTTACAGCTCTTTGCTGCTAGATAACCCAGTGTTAtcgtaaatttcttttattttcactgattgatatttcttctatttttaaatggaaaaataaaccagaatccacttctttaatccaccgccaatctaaatcgaattatgttCGAACGTCGAACCTCAAACgggtaaccgcaaaccgcggttagaggttcgcggtaaaggGAAAAAGCATATTCGAGTGCAAACCATCAATCAATTCGCCAGTGTTTTGGTGATGTTGAAAGTTAATTAAATTCAAATTGAAATAACCCATAATAAACCATATTTTGTTCTCTCTAGAGATTTTCTCCAACAGTTCATTGTGTTTTGACACAAAGTCACCAACTCTCTGATTAGATGGCCAGTAAATAACACCGCCGACAATATTTTTCCCATGGGGTCTTGATATTTCAATAAACAAAGATTTCGCAACATCAATATCATCAAAACTCAAGTCAGCGCGAATTTTAAAATCGAGAGTTTCTGTGGTATATAATCCAACACCACCACCAGTTCTATTTGGGCAATGTTTGTGGATAAAATTGAAACCATCTATATCTACTGAATGAGAATAATCGTTTAGCCAAGTCACAGAAACGCCAATTTAAGAACACTTAATATTCAAGCATGTGAGAAGAATAGAAAGGCTGTTTAGATTTTGTTGAAGACTACGAATATTTTGGTGTAGGAGCGAAAAAACGTCATCACATAAATTATCATTTCTCAACATTTCGTTAAATTTGTCTTCAATGTAGTAATCACAGTGGACGTCGTCTGCGCCGAAATTAATAGCAGGATCTATAGTTTCACAACGAGTTAGGAAAAGATTGTGACTTGAAAATAAAGGATCGTAATTTAGGCTGGAAAGTATTTCAGGATCATAACGGACCGGGCCATGTTGAAGTTCGTAAATTGTAAGGTTAAAACTGAAATCGTCCAAGGCATTAAAAGGTAAAGGATGATCAGGAATCGAAGCCATGgctaataaataataaatatataaatacatACTATAAATGTTATAGAAAGCTAAGGCACAACACCACACAGCAACTTAACTGGGAAGCTCAATTCTGTCTTTAATAACCAGCCTgtctaattaacaattattcctcgaaccCGAACGGgatctgagtcaatagcccatgaggccgaaggccgaatcggctactgactcagaggccatgactTTTGACTCTCTCAATGTCGCTATTGTGACAAGATCAGATCCCGCGGAATCAGCTCCTTGAGTGCTAGCAGCCTTCATAGTACGAGTTTCAggcattgactattttccaattccccataatacactctgtctgccccccaaattttgcataacttattgtcctaaaatgctcttgggaaaatgcaatactcccaggagcatttaaaaacaatggtttatgcaaaatttggggggcaaacagagtgtattatggggaattggaaaatagagaatagtTAATTTAGTTAGAGTCGTAAATGACAAATAGAGATAACAAAAATTGATTGGAAAAAACAAGATTCACTCTGCAATTACGCTgctcttaatgagatgcatgtaATGTTTCTTAGAACCTTTAATAAGTGTTTACAGTTGCAGCATGCTTGAGTTTTCCCTCATGCCGAACATATTTACTCTAATGTTAAGACCAAGCacacagatgccattcagaataacaacataaaacgttttgaaataTACCTTAACACGGAGAACGGTTGTTTCAGcgcaaaagaaatttaaaggcaagtttttgaaaggCATGGttttgtttacgcgcgggcatCTGACAGCATAGTCAACTCGTCTACTGATGACTCAACCTTCAAGAATCCACGTTGGTCATTTTCTTGCTGCTTGTCTTTAGTCCTTCCCCTAATTTTAGGGGAAGGAAGGGGAGGGGAAGTGTAGTTTGTCGGAAACGAACGTCCTACACACCCAGCTTCATTCTGGACAGATGGAGGTATAGGCACTATTTCAGATGCTGTGAAAGAAAGTGGTGTCATTGACCTTACTCTTAAAGAAAACGAGGAAGACAGTACCCACAGATCCCAGCGGCAATAAAATAACCCTTCTGACAATCAGTACAGAAAGGAAGGAAAGGATCAAGGGGATCAAACAGTGCTCATGTCAGTTGCCTTCATTGCGAATCACATGAATCATAATCAAGCGAAGGAACAGAAAACACCTTCCTCCGTTCAGTGTGAGTACAATGGTAAATAGAAAAGGTCTATTGTATTTTCAGGTGTTTTTCGAcaaattattattgaaaattcCTCTTTCATAATTTGTGTTTTCGGATGTGTTTGCATTTTCTAGCAGttcaaaattatcaaaattttatttcgtcGCCATTGTTTTCTCGGCGAAGAAAAATTTCAGCTTCCTTCTAATTATGAGGGGCACACTGTGGAGCCATTGGCATGATGACTCATATACTACTTGATGGCTTAGCCAATGAAAACTCTAGACTTGCATTATCCAATGGttcgttctttttttaattagcaATTTAATACAAAAAGAGGACCACTACCCATAGGATCTCTACGCTACTAAATACAGACAGGCTTAACAGTATTTGCTACCTCTTTCCTGCATTACTGGCAGAAATGGAccaaaattttctgaaatgTCGTTTTAGATTTCGTTTCATTTTCAAGAAATCACTATTGACTTGTTCTTTGCATAGGTGTTTTCCGACGGCTGAGTGATCGACGTTGAATAGTCTGAAGTGGCTAGAAGTGAAGAGGGCCTTATTACTTGTAATGAATAGCGGTGCCGCAAAGAGAGTTTCAGACTATGCAAACACTGCATCCAACTATTCTCAATTCAACTTGTACTGTAGTTTTGAGATTATTTATCTTTTCCGTCTGTTGTAAaaaattagagacctttagattctaaggcGAGAACAACTATAAAGACGGGTTTTAACTTAAGGTTTTTCGGGTCTTCTCAAGAATAGATTCCCCGGGTAGCTTAACTATACCTTTACCTATAATGTTTTTCTCCCAAGAAAATCCCGTCCACTTGGTCGTCCTCGTCTTCTAAtctaatttttttctatttttttgacGTTTTGGTAGCCTTGTTAGAAGTCAAATAACATATATATCGGTTCCAAAGTGCATTTAGCTTGCGTCTTTGATGCTGTTGTTGAAATAACATTCTTTTGGGAACAATTATTATTTAGTTGCTATagtcaataaaaataaacacttaAGCGTTGGCggaattttatttgtttttgactaGCGAAACTGATTACGTACGCCATCATTTTTTGGAAATTAAATGATATATTGATGTCGATATTTGTAATAGATTTTCCACAATCCAGGATAGCAGCTCTCAATATGATCAAATACTATTAAAATGTGTATCAGAAGATATCGTGGTGATATATATAATGCAAATTCTCTGTTGGGCTATTAAGTATATGGAATAATTTCAACTCCTCCTCGTCAGAGAATAATCAGCTGTGATTTCCATAGGAAGTCTTTcagtttcaaaaataattttaattaattctgGCTTGAGACCCAAATGCATACTAAGTAACATTTTTTTGGCCATTAGtgttgaataaaaaacaaagttttaaatttttttggttaaaataTTTGCTAATGAACTAGAGGAATAAAACACTCCATTCAGAAAGGTTATAGTTAAGGAACTACGGTGTAGGATACCTCACAATCTATGTCTTCTTTTAAGAGACGGCAAATTTCCCTTTTCAACAATAATACTTTTAAATGGATTTAATGATTAGACATGGATGCAGCTTGAATAGCAAGCAATtagttgttttctgttggcttCTTTCTGAGACCTGTGGAATGTTATTTTAGACTTTTGAAGGACTTTCCGATATTGAGGTACTTCAATTGGCCCGTTGTTGCTGGTCTGTCAAGTGGTATAATTAGCCAATAGGCTTGCGAGCAGGATACGCACCGGGATAAGGTAAGAAAGAGCAGTATccattttaaataataaaagctCTTTGTATCTTCTTAGAGAGTGTCTAACTCTCCAGCGTGGCATATTAGTACCATGAGATTGACCAGCTGCAAATGACGCATTGTGAATTGACATCTCAGTGACAATGCAAACCTCAAAATGAAGACTGAAGACTGTGgaagcaacctcgttcccagggttctctcctacccgcctacggagcgagagagagagaccctggaaaacGCTGGTCACGTGTCTCCCAGAATCTGGGGGATGACAAACAAACGATTTGGGGGAGGGGCAGGTAAGTGTGAGATTTGTCTCTACAGAGCGTAGACAGGTCAGTGCAGCCATCAAACTGTGTACATGACCTGATCTTGAACGCGGAAAATAATGCACAAAGTCCTTTGACAGCGAAAGCGTAACTTCCTGTAGAATATCTGAATGTTAATCGGATGTTTATCAGCAATGCTTTCATTTGGCACATGCAACGGAAATCGCGGAGGATTCACCGTGTGTGCAGCCAAAAATAATTTAGGTATCCTGGTAGTAGTATTCATACCGAAACGCGCTAGATTTGAATTGCCGTTTATATGTTGTGGAGGCCACTTTggaaaacaaatataaaatatctGTATGTGTTTTCAAGACTACTATTATGCAAGGCGCCGAAAAAATGTATCAAGCGTTGCTGTCCTCACCCGCGACCTCGAAGTGTCTCGAAGCAACAGGAAGAGAGAATACGCAGCTGGGACAGTCAGGCTGATTGTTAGCTATTGTTCAAATGGAAAGAGGTAAAGAGAatcttgaaagaaaatatttttagccAAGGCTctgtgtttttgcattttttgtcgTCTTTTATAATTATCAGGATACCCGTATAAACACATCCGTGACACGTTAGGGTTGATATGGCTTGTACAACTGCCAACCGTTTATTGTTCCGTATTAATTTTCTGGATGTTTAGGTATGCTTTAGAGgattttttgaaatcactgagccacatgtgtttttaaataaagtttaaaagaaaacgtcgAAAGTTTAAATTTCTATTCCTTCTGAGAAGAAATGCAGAGCTTTATTTGCCGCTTCCGTCAAcacaccgtgaatgagaaagttctTCTTGTCGCTTCTtacaaatgctgtcaacagcgtcCATGATCGAGGCGAGTGTTGTGTATCTAAagtgttctttgccttgttaacttgccggcacgtacaattttcgaaaaaatatatatttgccttcctttttctctccataaattaacttcgaTTTATTGGTCTTGCGAGGAAATTCTGagttcacaaaacagtgacaaagcagCCTCGTTAATTTTGCTCTGTAGTACATTGCTTCGAGCGCAtaaaaattcaggtaaatcacttcacaataaatcacgctgttcaAACatcatgaagtcttttcttagaTTCAGAATCATGAACACTAGGATAttcttgtattttcaaaaagtcctTGATCTGTAACTTTCGCAAAACGCCCAGTTtacgagggtctcaatggggttaaccgataggcgtaaaacggccaaaaatttagccggtAGCcgtaaaaatggaaaaattttaaccgttagccgtaatagggtaaaaaagagttaaccgtaaaagaaagtgttccctagatttgctacttttaaggaaggtattAAACTCGCTTATGGTTCCGTTTtctatttcccggctagtgtgactccgtacgcacgttaggcgaagcgcctatTAGGAGTTAACCAAAACCTAGGCTCCTTTTCcggcgctctctcggggaacttattttttccatagcaaaagtgtggcttcttgttggggattaatatttgcaattttccggaggtcgtgccctcgaaacagtAGTAAAACAACTGGCacagatgtcactgtttgtaaaacacgttgccgataaacaacatttccctgtttttctctgacgctacggtagacattgttAAGtttagtccctgtacggcgtcttcccacgcaatctcggtcaaggcatttcggtggcgaactcactcggaccacgtgacccgaaacgcattagccgcgcgaaataatgcagcctacggacaaggcaacggcagacagtcgttccgtacagtcctgcgctatcattaaaaacactggacacgggaattttgttattggccgttcagtttcacactagagctagaaatggatcatccgtctgagactagcctgtgtacagttgcgtcctccccacagacaccccttctccgattttttctgaggggaggggtcggctgtacacaggctatctggaaagGATAATCCCGTcgtcaaaagtcaggcggatttttctgtcaaaattactgactattccattttcaaattaacacgtattacctatctgacgcgaatcatcaaacggataacccgtctcacacgaataatccttctcttgtgtgaaaacggccatttctgttataataaatg encodes:
- the LOC140926395 gene encoding uncharacterized protein, which codes for MFQECQKCGQGLECKDDYATLKPGYWWNWRNESFKDHYQNFIKNLLTSTQALGEADVQYPHPIPTPYRCPLEDSCEGGLDSPCKIGYKGPLCSVCSSGYYKQLHTCQRCPTKTWIAGQLVIIVVIIMIIIALSVWKSKTKYGKNEGQRSVIDTFLSKIKIAIGFYQVTYGLLEAFSYVSSPDSLQLVSRYSAILQLNILQIAPVHCLSDGLRVDAFGNLITIMAINACFVGFAGMVYILRKNIILRNQRLKADEKSSKVIALKEAVYRNLFFVLYVTYLNTCSNTASVLPISCRSLCQDKEEETCSKYLKADYSVQCSNSRFNYLVLTAYISVVYIIALPIASFVALWRHQTLENSAEDETNEIVNGLRFLFENYKPRSWYWELVEMSRKVIVTSGLVLLGSGTRSYIGLTWVVGGMYGVLFAWVQPIKDGFENCLMVTSLALTVVNLGIGAVSRIPEENIPTSNDAFMDGVIFNLVVLAANALVLGLLLFNYAAHVYGYVNEWRKNPQWSFSCCLALVLPLIALPGEISSLSKTNILRTQLDSGQMELGTLTDAVKNCGVIEVTLEEDEDKEKDEEEGTAGTQEQQDNPSGNQYNKERKDQEVQTAILSVLIIADHTNYDRVEDTCF